TACTCCTGCTGACTCCATCGGAAACACATGACGTCCTGCTTGAAAATGGTCGTGATTCAATATCGATCCGCCCACAATAGGTAAATCCGCATTTGAGCCGATAAAATAGTGTGGAAATTGTTCAACGAAATCGAGCAAACGCGAGAATGTTACCGGTGAAATGACCATCGGGATATGCTCGCCACAGAAGACGATGCTATGCTCGTTGTAATACACGTAAGGAGAGTATTGAAAAAACCACGATTCGTTCTGTAGCGTCAGCGGCAATATCCGCAAGTTCTGTCTTGCCGGGTGGTCGGGACGACCGGCATAACCGACATTTTCCTTACATAGCAGACATTTCGGATAATTGGACTGTGGCAATGTTTTAAGCAGAGCGATTTCCCGTGGATCCTTCTCTGGCTTAGACAGATTTATCGTGATCTCCAAATCGCCATCTACCGTACGATGCTTCCAATACCCATTCTTCTGAATACGATCCATCCGAATATAGTTAGCATCGATGTTCAGCTTATAGAACCAATCTGTCGCTTTAACAATTCCGGATTGCTTTGACAGCTGCTGGAATTGTCGCACGACCTCCGATGCTCTAGGAATAAGCAGCCCCATAATACGTGCATCAAACAAATCTCTGAAAGTCAGTGTATCGTCAGCCATTAAACCCAAAGCAGCAGCTGAGGCAAGTAAGGGCTCCAGAAGTGGCACGGGACTTGTCGGTAAATAGCTCTCATCGATTATTCCAAAGCCTTCAGCCGGTTCTTTCAGTTGAAATAGATCAAGTAAAGAATTTCGTGAAGCATCTATATCTATCGATTCTATAAGTCCATTATGAAACGCGAATGCCACTAGCCTCTCAATAGCTAAGCCTAACATGTCCTCGGAGGATGCTGACGGGATTGTTGCTGCTGTCTTCATGCCTAGACCTCCCTATTACTTCTCATAGCCATTCGGATGAGTACGATGCCAATTCCACGAGCTGGTCACGATATCTTCCAGCTTCTCGCGCCTTGGTGCCCATCCGAGCTCGGTACGAGCACGCTCGGAGGAAGCAATCAGAACAGCGGGATCTCCTGCTCTGCGGGGCTCTATTTTAGCAGGTATCGGATGGCCTGTTACTTGTCTGGAAACGTCAATCACTTGTTTAACGGAGTATCCATTACCACTACCTAGATTATAAATGGCGCTTTCCTCGCCCTGACGAAGCCGTTCAAGCGCAAGAATGTGAGCATCGGCAAGATCGCTTACGTGAATGTAATCTCGGATACAGGTTCCGTCCTCTGTTGGGTAATCTTCTCCGAACACTGAAATATGCTCGCGCTGGCCAAGAGCAACTTGAAGTACTAAAGGAACCAAGTGGCTTTCGGGATTATGATCTTCGCCAATTTTACCGGATTCATGAGCACCTGCTGCGTTAAAATAACGCAACGATACGAACTT
This portion of the Cohnella abietis genome encodes:
- a CDS encoding UDP-glucose--hexose-1-phosphate uridylyltransferase, coding for MKTAATIPSASSEDMLGLAIERLVAFAFHNGLIESIDIDASRNSLLDLFQLKEPAEGFGIIDESYLPTSPVPLLEPLLASAAALGLMADDTLTFRDLFDARIMGLLIPRASEVVRQFQQLSKQSGIVKATDWFYKLNIDANYIRMDRIQKNGYWKHRTVDGDLEITINLSKPEKDPREIALLKTLPQSNYPKCLLCKENVGYAGRPDHPARQNLRILPLTLQNESWFFQYSPYVYYNEHSIVFCGEHIPMVISPVTFSRLLDFVEQFPHYFIGSNADLPIVGGSILNHDHFQAGRHVFPMESAGVIGWTNSSQEPEVTIGIVQWPMSVLRLRSSNRQALLNVASDILAKWRQYSDSSVDIIAFSENEGGRVEHNTITPIARLKDNGVYELDLVLRNNRTSEEHPDGIFHPHQELHHIKKENIGLIEVMGLAVLPGRLQAELGLIADILTGRTPYDEAAIAAPDHPLSKHADWVWTLVDRYGTDGSDAAVQLLLQADVGDKFHAVLQHAGVYKGDESGRKAFEHFLTSSDIV
- the galE gene encoding UDP-glucose 4-epimerase GalE — protein: MAVLVTGGAGYIGSHAVAALLEKGEQVVIVDNLYQGHRDAVLGGKLYEGDLRDAEFLAKVFQENEIDGVIHFAANSLVGESMKDPGKYYHNNVYGTLCLLEQMQKAGVARIVFSSTAATYGEPERVPIDEYDRTVPTNAYGETKLAMEKMIRWFDVAHGIKFVSLRYFNAAGAHESGKIGEDHNPESHLVPLVLQVALGQREHISVFGEDYPTEDGTCIRDYIHVSDLADAHILALERLRQGEESAIYNLGSGNGYSVKQVIDVSRQVTGHPIPAKIEPRRAGDPAVLIASSERARTELGWAPRREKLEDIVTSSWNWHRTHPNGYEK